One window of the Niallia circulans genome contains the following:
- a CDS encoding helix-turn-helix domain-containing protein: MLVGAKIKTLRIKKGFSINELSDKSGVSKSYLSYIERGIQKNPSLQVLTKLAHSLETNVEELLDNNHTVIEGIDEDWMSLVEEAIEEGITKEDFAGILEYVKFKKRQEN; encoded by the coding sequence ATGCTGGTTGGAGCAAAAATAAAGACATTAAGAATAAAAAAAGGCTTTTCTATTAATGAACTTTCCGACAAATCTGGTGTTTCCAAATCTTATTTAAGTTATATTGAAAGAGGAATTCAAAAAAATCCCTCTCTTCAAGTATTAACGAAACTTGCCCACTCTCTTGAGACAAATGTGGAGGAACTACTAGACAATAATCACACAGTGATAGAAGGCATTGATGAAGACTGGATGAGTTTGGTAGAAGAGGCAATTGAAGAAGGAATCACAAAAGAAGATTTTGCTGGCATTCTTGAATATGTTAAATTTAAAAAAAGACAAGAGAACTAG
- a CDS encoding anti-repressor SinI family protein, whose product MINSQLFTEELDSEWIQLINEAKNIGMNLQEVREFLRSEKDYLIQENPK is encoded by the coding sequence GTGATTAATAGTCAACTTTTTACCGAGGAATTGGATTCAGAATGGATTCAATTAATTAATGAAGCCAAAAATATTGGAATGAATTTGCAAGAAGTAAGAGAATTTTTGCGAAGTGAGAAGGATTACTTAATTCAAGAAAATCCGAAATAA
- a CDS encoding helix-turn-helix domain-containing protein, with the protein MIGDRVKQLRLEKRMSLSELAEQAGVAKSYLSSLERNLQSNPSIQFLEKIAAVFNIPVDHLINDQQNKDELDSEWLKIVKEAMDSGVSKKEFREFLEFNRWRLEQKK; encoded by the coding sequence ATGATTGGGGATCGTGTAAAACAGCTACGTTTAGAGAAGAGAATGTCCTTGTCAGAATTAGCTGAACAAGCCGGAGTTGCAAAATCTTATTTAAGTTCCTTGGAAAGAAATTTACAATCCAATCCATCGATTCAGTTTTTAGAAAAAATAGCAGCTGTTTTCAATATACCAGTCGATCATTTAATCAATGATCAACAGAATAAGGATGAGTTAGATTCTGAATGGTTAAAAATTGTAAAAGAGGCAATGGATTCTGGAGTATCCAAAAAAGAATTTCGTGAATTTTTGGAATTTAACAGATGGAGACTGGAACAAAAAAAATAA
- the treR gene encoding trehalose operon repressor encodes MLNKYYMIFEELEAAIRNGKYPPDTILPSENELAEQYNTSRETIRKALNILSQKGYIQKLRGKGSLVLDLEKLQFPISGLVSFKELADKMGHSSVTIIESFTNKQPSSLLQKEMQLNKDDSIWEVFRVREINQERIILDKDYIVEKYVPGLTEEICKNSIFDYIEKELNLKISFAKKEFTVEEPTEEDYNLLDLEGFHSIVVVKNYIYFENATLFQFTESRHRPDKFRFVDFARRNEA; translated from the coding sequence ATGTTGAATAAATATTATATGATATTCGAGGAACTTGAGGCTGCGATCAGAAATGGAAAGTATCCACCTGATACTATTTTGCCATCTGAAAATGAATTAGCTGAGCAGTATAACACATCTAGAGAAACGATCCGTAAGGCTTTAAATATTTTATCGCAAAAAGGATATATTCAAAAGCTCAGAGGAAAAGGCTCCTTAGTACTTGATTTAGAAAAACTTCAATTTCCGATTTCTGGGCTAGTTAGCTTTAAGGAATTGGCGGATAAAATGGGACATTCCTCTGTAACAATTATTGAGAGCTTTACGAATAAACAACCATCTTCTCTTTTGCAAAAGGAAATGCAGTTAAACAAGGACGATTCTATCTGGGAAGTGTTTCGTGTAAGAGAAATTAATCAAGAACGGATCATTTTAGATAAGGATTATATTGTCGAAAAATATGTTCCGGGATTAACAGAGGAAATATGTAAAAACTCTATTTTTGACTATATTGAGAAAGAGTTAAATTTAAAAATTAGCTTTGCGAAAAAAGAATTTACGGTAGAAGAGCCTACAGAAGAAGACTATAATCTATTAGATTTAGAAGGATTTCATTCGATCGTAGTAGTGAAAAACTACATTTATTTTGAAAATGCTACTTTATTTCAATTTACTGAGTCGCGACATCGACCAGATAAATTTCGATTTGTTGATTTTGCAAGAAGAAACGAAGCGTGA
- a CDS encoding type 1 glutamine amidotransferase domain-containing protein: MSKRIATLITDMFEDSEYTEPAKAYKEAGHEVVTIELEAGKTVEGKQKEASVTIDKGIDEVSPDEFDALFIPGGFSPDQLRVDDRVVAFTKAFMDEKKPVFAICHGPQLLITAKALEGRNATGYKSIKVDMEYAGVTFKDEEVVVCGDQLVTSRTPKDIPAFNRESLKLLNK; encoded by the coding sequence ATGAGTAAAAGAATTGCTACTTTAATTACTGATATGTTTGAGGACTCTGAGTACACAGAACCAGCTAAGGCTTATAAAGAAGCTGGGCACGAAGTTGTAACAATTGAACTAGAAGCTGGTAAAACGGTGGAAGGAAAACAAAAAGAAGCCTCAGTGACAATTGATAAAGGAATAGATGAAGTTTCCCCTGATGAATTTGATGCCTTATTCATACCAGGAGGATTTTCTCCTGACCAGCTTCGTGTCGATGATCGAGTTGTGGCTTTTACAAAAGCGTTTATGGATGAAAAAAAACCTGTTTTTGCAATCTGTCATGGACCGCAGCTCCTCATTACTGCTAAAGCGCTAGAAGGTAGAAATGCTACTGGCTACAAATCAATCAAAGTGGACATGGAATACGCAGGTGTTACTTTTAAGGATGAAGAGGTAGTCGTATGTGGGGACCAATTAGTAACAAGCAGAACGCCAAAAGATATCCCTGCCTTTAATCGTGAATCGTTAAAGCTTTTAAATAAATAA
- the map gene encoding type I methionyl aminopeptidase encodes MIVLKSKREIEQMKKAGEILVGCHKMIAKMIKPGITTLEIDQKVEAYLAEMGATPEQKGYRDYPYATCASINDEICHGFPRNEPLKKGDIVTIDMVVNYNGALADSAWTYAVGEVSAELQKLMDVTKKALYIGIEQAKVGNRIGDIGFAIQQYVEEHGFSVVRDFIGHGIGKVIHEKPEVPHFGLAGKGPRIKEGMVFTIEPMVNMGDYKMKMDNNGWTARTIDGKHSAQYEHTIAITKEGPVILTDQDA; translated from the coding sequence ATGATTGTATTAAAATCAAAACGAGAAATTGAACAAATGAAGAAGGCTGGTGAGATTCTAGTTGGTTGTCATAAAATGATTGCCAAGATGATTAAACCAGGTATTACTACTTTGGAAATTGATCAAAAGGTGGAAGCTTATTTAGCAGAAATGGGAGCGACTCCCGAACAAAAAGGATACCGAGATTATCCATATGCAACTTGTGCTAGTATAAATGATGAAATTTGTCACGGTTTCCCAAGAAATGAGCCTCTAAAAAAGGGAGATATCGTAACCATTGACATGGTTGTTAATTATAATGGAGCATTGGCTGATTCTGCATGGACATATGCAGTTGGAGAAGTATCAGCTGAATTGCAAAAACTGATGGATGTTACAAAAAAAGCCCTCTATATAGGTATTGAACAGGCGAAGGTTGGCAATCGCATCGGGGATATTGGATTCGCTATTCAACAATATGTGGAAGAACACGGTTTTTCTGTTGTGAGAGATTTTATCGGACATGGCATTGGAAAAGTAATACATGAAAAACCAGAAGTACCTCATTTTGGTTTAGCTGGTAAAGGGCCACGTATCAAAGAAGGAATGGTATTTACAATTGAGCCAATGGTCAATATGGGTGATTATAAAATGAAAATGGATAATAATGGATGGACAGCGAGAACGATAGATGGGAAGCACTCAGCACAATATGAGCATACCATTGCCATCACAAAAGAAGGTCCTGTTATTCTTACAGATCAAGATGCTTAA
- a CDS encoding DUF1128 domain-containing protein, protein MNLDNKTTENVNFMIEKIKEKLKVLNIGAIKSTHFDEDLYDDIKEIYDHVMKRDSFSPNEMQALAEELGNLRKQ, encoded by the coding sequence ATGAATTTAGATAATAAAACAACAGAAAATGTGAATTTCATGATTGAAAAGATAAAAGAAAAATTAAAAGTATTAAACATAGGTGCCATTAAATCCACCCATTTTGATGAAGATCTATATGATGACATTAAAGAAATTTATGATCATGTGATGAAACGAGACTCCTTTAGTCCAAATGAAATGCAGGCACTCGCTGAAGAGCTTGGAAACTTGCGAAAACAATAA
- a CDS encoding low molecular weight protein-tyrosine-phosphatase, with protein MKIRVLFICLGNICRSPMAEAVFRDLVEKEGLQKTIICDSAGTGGWHTGNPPHQGTRDILKVNKIKDAGIFARQLADKDLEEFDYLIAMDNSNIANIKKLNEMLVGTKVRLLMDYTDHAAGKEVPDPYYTGNFEEVFALVKDGCEGLLREIKQKYSL; from the coding sequence ATGAAAATACGTGTTTTATTTATTTGCTTAGGAAATATTTGTCGTTCGCCTATGGCGGAGGCGGTATTCCGTGACCTAGTCGAAAAGGAAGGATTGCAGAAGACTATTATTTGTGATTCTGCCGGAACTGGCGGATGGCATACTGGAAATCCGCCTCACCAGGGAACAAGAGATATTCTTAAAGTAAATAAAATCAAGGATGCAGGTATTTTTGCCCGTCAATTGGCGGATAAGGATTTAGAAGAATTTGATTATCTAATTGCAATGGATAACAGTAATATAGCGAATATCAAAAAGCTTAATGAAATGTTAGTCGGCACAAAAGTCCGTTTATTAATGGATTATACAGACCATGCTGCGGGAAAGGAAGTACCAGACCCATATTATACCGGCAATTTTGAAGAGGTGTTTGCCTTAGTGAAGGATGGCTGTGAAGGTCTGTTACGAGAGATTAAACAAAAATATTCCTTATAG
- a CDS encoding YtxH domain-containing protein, with product MMKMSITKGLFIGSLIGTAISLFDRHTRQHAVTTLQHAKDTVTDLDQMTSSLNLTSEKIKNSALKISDDAAFVKKQLEELKGITPVVAGIIRDTKEAFTSGKMRNQERTLVSSIQYLPKPE from the coding sequence ATGATGAAAATGAGTATAACAAAAGGTCTTTTTATCGGCAGTCTTATTGGAACAGCAATCAGCTTATTTGATAGACATACAAGACAACATGCAGTAACAACTTTACAGCATGCGAAAGATACTGTAACAGATTTAGATCAAATGACATCTAGTTTGAATCTGACTTCCGAAAAAATAAAGAATTCAGCCCTGAAAATTTCGGACGATGCTGCATTTGTTAAAAAACAGTTAGAAGAACTAAAAGGAATAACACCAGTCGTAGCAGGTATTATCCGAGATACAAAGGAAGCTTTCACAAGTGGAAAAATGAGAAATCAGGAAAGAACGCTTGTTTCCAGCATACAATATTTACCTAAGCCAGAATAG
- a CDS encoding YihY/virulence factor BrkB family protein — translation MGDVIPFIKVLIKKIQQDNVFDLAAQLSYYFLLSIFPLLIFVMTLLPYLPITKEDLLGLVEGFAPGDIMNTIESNIDQVLSRNVSLLSFGIIATIWSASNGLNAIVKALNKAYDVEETRSFIVARGMSILLTLGMIAVVVVALLLPVFGEQIGMFLFSQFNLTDEFLSLWNTLRFLASPIILFIVFLALYWIAPNKKLKCISAIPGAIFAAIGWVVASLAFSYYVGNFSNYSATYGSIGTIIVLMIWFYITGIIIIIGGEINAYFTERKKEPC, via the coding sequence ATGGGAGACGTAATTCCATTTATAAAGGTTCTTATCAAGAAAATTCAACAAGATAATGTATTTGATCTGGCAGCCCAATTATCCTATTATTTCCTTTTGTCAATTTTCCCATTACTTATTTTTGTGATGACACTTCTTCCGTATCTTCCTATTACGAAGGAAGACTTATTAGGATTAGTGGAGGGTTTTGCTCCAGGAGATATTATGAATACGATTGAATCCAATATTGATCAGGTGCTAAGCAGAAATGTTAGTTTATTATCCTTTGGTATCATTGCGACAATATGGTCTGCTTCAAACGGATTAAATGCTATCGTAAAGGCATTAAATAAAGCGTATGATGTGGAAGAAACAAGATCTTTTATAGTTGCAAGAGGAATGTCTATTTTACTGACACTTGGAATGATTGCTGTAGTAGTAGTTGCTTTGCTATTGCCAGTATTTGGAGAACAAATCGGGATGTTTTTATTTTCCCAATTTAACTTAACGGATGAATTTTTATCTTTGTGGAATACTTTAAGGTTTCTTGCATCCCCAATCATTTTATTTATTGTGTTTCTTGCTCTTTATTGGATTGCACCGAATAAAAAACTAAAATGTATTTCCGCTATTCCAGGAGCCATTTTCGCTGCAATTGGCTGGGTAGTCGCTTCTTTAGCCTTCTCTTATTATGTAGGGAACTTTAGTAATTATTCGGCAACATATGGAAGTATTGGAACAATTATTGTTCTAATGATTTGGTTCTATATAACAGGCATTATTATTATTATTGGTGGCGAGATTAATGCTTATTTCACGGAAAGAAAGAAAGAACCTTGTTAA
- a CDS encoding heavy metal translocating P-type ATPase — protein MSTETELKTYIETKVEAKPTLFAKLSPHLELIAAGISGVFIVGGWILHHFHYSSMSILAYLLAFVIGGYAKAKEGISETIENKELNVEMLMIFAAVGSAIIGYWAEGAILIFIFAVSGALETYTMNKSNKEISALMKLQPEEAVRILPDGQEQLVPVSSLSISDIILIKPGERVPVDGKIIKGTTAIDEAAITGESIPLSKGINDEVFAGTVNISGSITVTLTKHADETLFQKIITLIQSAQSEKSPSQAFIEKFEGAYVKIVLTVVVLLMFLPHFLLGWSWNETFYRAMIFLVVASPCALVASIMPATLSAISNGARAGILFKGGVHLENLAHIRAIAFDKTGTLTKGKPVVTDVLVDRHFSKKEIIQITASIESHSNHPLAKAIVQYAKHKYQETFPQPESIQDNSGWGVTALLNNSEWRIGKAAFVGEKEAKAFQEGKYDQLSEEGKTTVFIKKDADVIALIALKDIVREESKEAINRLKENGIYTVMVTGDNEKTAKAIAQESYVEDYIAECLPEKKVTSIKELKERYEIVAMVGDGINDAPALATANVGIAMGEGTDVALETADVVLMKNDLPKIADAIQLSKRMNRIIKQNIIFSISVIMLLIISNFLQIVALPFGVIGHEGSTILVILNSLRLLKG, from the coding sequence ATGTCTACAGAAACAGAATTAAAAACCTATATCGAAACAAAGGTAGAAGCAAAGCCAACTCTATTTGCCAAACTATCTCCTCATCTCGAACTTATTGCTGCCGGGATAAGCGGAGTATTCATTGTTGGCGGCTGGATTTTACATCATTTTCATTATTCTTCTATGTCTATTCTTGCCTACTTACTTGCTTTTGTGATTGGAGGGTATGCAAAAGCGAAAGAGGGAATCAGCGAAACTATTGAAAATAAAGAATTAAATGTCGAAATGCTCATGATTTTTGCTGCAGTTGGTTCTGCTATTATAGGATATTGGGCAGAAGGAGCGATATTAATATTTATCTTTGCTGTAAGCGGAGCATTAGAGACTTATACAATGAATAAGAGCAACAAAGAAATATCTGCCCTGATGAAATTACAGCCAGAAGAAGCGGTGCGAATCCTGCCTGATGGCCAAGAGCAATTGGTTCCAGTATCATCTCTTTCTATCTCCGATATCATTTTAATTAAACCAGGTGAAAGAGTACCTGTGGATGGAAAGATTATAAAAGGAACTACAGCAATTGATGAAGCAGCTATCACAGGCGAATCTATCCCATTATCTAAGGGGATCAATGATGAAGTTTTTGCCGGAACCGTAAATATAAGTGGCTCCATTACCGTCACCCTGACAAAACATGCAGATGAAACTCTTTTCCAAAAAATTATTACATTGATTCAATCAGCACAAAGTGAGAAATCCCCTTCGCAAGCCTTTATCGAAAAGTTCGAAGGTGCGTATGTCAAAATTGTGTTAACTGTTGTTGTCCTATTAATGTTCCTTCCCCATTTCCTATTAGGGTGGTCTTGGAATGAAACTTTTTATCGAGCAATGATTTTTTTAGTCGTGGCCTCTCCTTGTGCCTTAGTTGCAAGCATTATGCCAGCCACCTTATCAGCGATTTCGAATGGAGCAAGAGCTGGTATTCTTTTTAAAGGTGGCGTTCACCTAGAAAACCTTGCCCATATAAGAGCAATTGCCTTTGACAAAACAGGAACATTAACAAAAGGAAAACCGGTTGTAACTGATGTCCTGGTTGATCGTCATTTTTCAAAGAAAGAAATCATTCAAATAACAGCTAGCATTGAAAGCCATTCAAATCATCCACTTGCAAAAGCAATTGTCCAATACGCTAAGCATAAGTATCAAGAGACATTCCCCCAGCCAGAGAGCATTCAAGATAATTCAGGCTGGGGTGTGACCGCCCTTTTGAATAACAGCGAATGGCGGATCGGAAAAGCTGCTTTTGTAGGAGAAAAGGAAGCAAAGGCTTTCCAAGAAGGAAAATATGATCAGTTATCAGAAGAAGGAAAAACCACTGTATTTATTAAAAAAGATGCAGATGTGATTGCGTTAATCGCATTAAAGGATATTGTAAGAGAAGAATCAAAAGAAGCTATTAACCGCTTAAAAGAAAATGGTATTTATACGGTTATGGTGACAGGAGATAATGAAAAAACAGCAAAAGCCATTGCCCAAGAAAGCTATGTAGAGGACTATATTGCGGAATGCTTACCAGAAAAGAAAGTAACCTCTATTAAAGAGTTAAAAGAGCGATATGAAATCGTGGCAATGGTAGGGGATGGAATTAATGATGCACCAGCTCTCGCCACAGCAAATGTCGGCATTGCCATGGGGGAAGGTACAGATGTTGCTTTAGAAACGGCAGATGTCGTCTTAATGAAAAATGATTTACCTAAAATTGCTGATGCTATTCAACTATCTAAACGGATGAATCGAATTATTAAACAAAATATTATCTTTTCTATTTCGGTCATTATGCTATTAATTATTTCCAACTTCTTACAAATCGTTGCCCTTCCATTTGGCGTTATTGGACATGAGGGCAGTACCATCTTGGTTATTTTAAATAGCTTGCGGTTATTAAAAGGATAA
- a CDS encoding MFS transporter encodes MNSKKFAVLISIVSISGFSQGMLLPLIAVIFENDGLSSSLNGLNAVGLYIGILLISPFMEHPLRKYGYKPVIIFGGLVVIVALALFPVWKSFWFWFLLRLFIGIGDHSLHFATQTWITTASPKEKRGRNISLYGVFFGIGFAVGPLLTPLVKINESLPFILSSIMCFIAWIFILWIKNDFPEQTVETNSFLDTMKRFSSAMKYAWIAFLPPLAYGFLESSLNSSFPVYGLRIELSVVQISLLLTAFSIGAIVFQLPLGMISDKFGRRQTLITILIIGTACFSFASLLEAYLIGLIICLFLAGMAVGSTFSLGISYMTDLVPTNLLPTGNLLCGMAFSVGSLIGPYLGGVFIQYFQHISYFVVIAAILFIVGLIIFLFGKKEVKNQYLAEAK; translated from the coding sequence ATGAACAGTAAAAAATTTGCCGTACTAATTAGCATTGTCAGTATTTCTGGATTTAGTCAAGGAATGCTGCTTCCATTAATAGCTGTTATTTTTGAAAATGATGGTCTTTCTTCCAGTTTAAATGGCTTAAATGCAGTCGGACTCTATATAGGGATTCTGCTAATCTCTCCTTTTATGGAACATCCCTTGCGTAAATATGGGTATAAACCCGTTATCATTTTTGGCGGGTTGGTTGTTATTGTCGCACTAGCACTTTTTCCAGTGTGGAAATCCTTTTGGTTCTGGTTCCTTCTCCGTTTATTTATTGGAATTGGAGATCATTCTCTCCATTTTGCAACCCAAACATGGATTACTACCGCTTCACCAAAGGAGAAACGCGGACGCAATATTTCACTATACGGTGTATTCTTTGGGATTGGATTTGCAGTGGGACCATTGTTAACACCATTAGTAAAAATAAATGAGTCGCTGCCATTTATTCTTTCATCTATTATGTGCTTTATCGCATGGATCTTTATTCTCTGGATTAAAAATGATTTTCCAGAACAAACAGTTGAAACCAATTCATTTCTCGATACAATGAAACGCTTTTCTAGTGCCATGAAGTATGCATGGATTGCTTTTCTTCCACCGCTTGCCTATGGATTCTTAGAATCAAGCTTAAACTCTAGTTTTCCTGTGTATGGATTAAGAATTGAATTAAGTGTCGTCCAGATTTCTCTCTTGCTTACCGCCTTTTCGATAGGAGCTATTGTCTTTCAGCTTCCTTTAGGAATGATTAGTGATAAATTTGGCAGAAGACAGACACTTATAACGATTTTAATTATTGGTACTGCCTGCTTTTCTTTCGCAAGCCTATTAGAAGCTTATTTAATTGGCCTGATCATCTGTCTCTTCCTTGCCGGAATGGCAGTTGGCTCTACCTTCTCACTAGGTATTAGCTATATGACCGATTTAGTTCCAACTAATCTTCTACCGACTGGAAATCTTCTTTGTGGAATGGCCTTTAGTGTTGGGAGTCTCATTGGTCCATATTTGGGCGGGGTGTTTATTCAGTATTTCCAGCATATAAGCTATTTTGTAGTGATTGCTGCTATCTTATTTATTGTTGGTTTGATTATTTTCCTTTTCGGGAAAAAAGAAGTGAAAAATCAATATTTAGCAGAAGCAAAATAA
- the cax gene encoding calcium/proton exchanger, protein MVNKIFMIAAFIGVPLSIIGSLLHWSSILMFVIYCLTIIALSSFMGRATESLAIVAGPRIGGLLNATFGNAVELIIAIFALREGLTEVVLASLTGSVLGNLLLVAGLSFFIGGLKYKRQQFNVFDARHNSGLLIFAVIVAFVIPEVFTMNMGEGKTLSLSIGIAIILIVLYLAALLFKLVTHRGVYQVEKSGDHSHAHEEIPEWSVKKSIAILAIATLAVAYVSENLVHTFEVVAESFGWSELFIGIIIVAIVGNAAEHASAVVMAYKNKMDIAVEIAIGSTLQIAMFVAPLLVLISLFFPSGMSLVFTLPELISMVTAVLLMVSISNDGETNWFEGATLLAAYAIMGIGFYLL, encoded by the coding sequence ATGGTTAATAAAATATTTATGATAGCAGCATTTATTGGAGTTCCATTATCGATAATAGGTTCCTTGTTACATTGGTCAAGCATTCTTATGTTTGTTATTTACTGTCTTACCATCATCGCGTTATCAAGTTTTATGGGAAGAGCAACAGAAAGCTTAGCAATTGTCGCTGGCCCTCGAATTGGTGGATTGCTAAACGCTACTTTTGGTAATGCCGTAGAATTAATAATTGCTATATTTGCTTTACGTGAGGGATTAACAGAAGTAGTGTTAGCATCCTTAACTGGATCTGTGTTAGGGAATCTATTGCTGGTAGCAGGATTGTCCTTTTTTATCGGCGGGCTAAAGTATAAGAGACAGCAATTTAATGTTTTTGATGCTCGTCATAATTCAGGACTGCTGATTTTCGCAGTTATTGTTGCATTTGTAATTCCAGAAGTTTTTACGATGAATATGGGTGAAGGAAAAACACTTTCCTTAAGCATTGGGATCGCTATTATATTGATTGTATTGTATTTAGCAGCACTTTTATTCAAATTAGTAACTCATCGCGGAGTTTATCAAGTGGAAAAGAGTGGAGACCACAGTCATGCTCATGAGGAAATTCCAGAATGGTCTGTGAAAAAAAGTATTGCTATTTTGGCGATTGCAACACTAGCAGTTGCTTATGTATCAGAAAACCTAGTACATACTTTCGAGGTAGTTGCAGAATCATTTGGCTGGTCTGAGTTATTTATCGGGATCATTATTGTGGCGATTGTAGGAAATGCGGCCGAACATGCTTCTGCTGTCGTAATGGCATACAAGAACAAGATGGACATAGCGGTTGAAATTGCGATTGGTTCAACGTTGCAAATTGCGATGTTTGTGGCACCGTTATTAGTATTAATTTCCTTGTTTTTCCCGAGTGGAATGTCATTAGTCTTTACGTTGCCAGAACTTATTAGTATGGTAACAGCTGTATTGCTAATGGTAAGTATTTCAAATGATGGAGAGACAAACTGGTTTGAGGGAGCTACCTTACTGGCAGCTTATGCGATTATGGGAATTGGGTTTTATTTGCTTTAA
- a CDS encoding YczE/YyaS/YitT family protein, producing the protein MSSFFYRCLLYVVGLFILAFGATLTIKANLGAGPWDALNVGLSHLVGLTIGSWIVIIGIILIFVNALLLRNKPNLLSLATVFILGFFVDFWMAHLVNRLHYFMFMSQLLLLIAGLIIVGLGIALYLQSEFPLNPIDDFMVTIQERYGVNLMVAKLIGEILALLFAFLVKGPIGLGTLIIAFGLGPAIQFFHPYCSKLTGKFVIK; encoded by the coding sequence ATGTCGTCATTTTTTTATCGATGCCTTTTGTATGTAGTCGGGCTTTTTATATTAGCGTTTGGGGCAACGTTGACTATTAAGGCAAATTTAGGAGCTGGTCCTTGGGATGCTCTTAATGTAGGTTTGTCTCATTTGGTTGGATTAACAATAGGAAGCTGGATTGTTATTATAGGTATCATCCTTATATTTGTTAACGCTTTACTTTTACGCAATAAACCAAATTTATTATCTCTAGCAACCGTGTTTATTCTTGGTTTTTTTGTTGACTTTTGGATGGCACATCTTGTTAATCGTCTTCATTATTTTATGTTTATGAGTCAATTACTTTTACTTATTGCCGGATTAATTATTGTGGGTCTCGGGATTGCTCTCTACTTACAGTCTGAATTTCCTTTAAATCCCATTGATGATTTTATGGTTACCATTCAGGAGAGATATGGAGTCAATCTTATGGTGGCTAAGCTAATTGGAGAAATACTTGCTTTATTGTTCGCTTTTTTAGTAAAAGGACCTATTGGGCTTGGTACCTTAATCATTGCTTTTGGACTTGGTCCAGCTATTCAATTTTTCCATCCATACTGTTCTAAGCTGACGGGGAAATTTGTAATAAAATAG
- a CDS encoding YfkD famly protein — MYKKIMIVLISFFLMLPMFTYAEKAKEKEKEENPRKSKIITIPNAVMNITKENTYPNPTQDVPKLQPSELTQQLINSSKVKIDNPDLIRMLNESTVNSTPFALGYKAIVYLGQWPLNYESTETAPNWEYQKINTNFYDNRGGKSSYQIHYVQESQKKVRGGLTAKIPNAEQVKKMMLVKAAQNSGLSLAFETVVGTGTKKDQVYNIPAKRLGYLYGYAPAVNEKGKVTYGEVYMMLKGSKKSIIVKNVTSQGIGAWIPVQDHVSFEFSASEKPK, encoded by the coding sequence ATGTACAAGAAAATAATGATTGTGCTTATATCTTTTTTCTTAATGCTGCCAATGTTCACGTATGCGGAAAAAGCAAAAGAAAAAGAAAAAGAAGAAAATCCACGGAAATCCAAAATTATTACCATACCTAATGCAGTTATGAATATAACGAAGGAAAATACGTATCCAAACCCAACACAGGATGTACCTAAGCTACAACCTAGTGAGTTAACACAGCAGCTTATTAATTCTTCTAAAGTGAAAATCGATAATCCAGACTTGATTCGTATGCTGAATGAATCCACGGTTAATAGTACGCCATTTGCTCTTGGCTATAAAGCCATTGTGTATTTAGGCCAATGGCCGCTTAACTATGAATCAACAGAAACAGCGCCAAATTGGGAGTATCAGAAAATAAACACCAATTTCTATGATAATCGTGGTGGAAAATCATCCTATCAGATCCATTATGTGCAAGAATCACAGAAAAAAGTAAGAGGCGGCTTAACTGCAAAAATTCCCAATGCAGAACAAGTAAAGAAAATGATGCTTGTAAAAGCAGCTCAAAATTCAGGGTTATCTCTCGCATTTGAAACAGTGGTTGGAACAGGAACGAAAAAGGATCAAGTATACAATATCCCAGCTAAAAGACTAGGGTATTTATATGGCTATGCACCTGCAGTTAATGAAAAAGGAAAAGTGACATATGGTGAAGTATACATGATGCTTAAAGGAAGCAAAAAATCCATTATAGTCAAAAATGTAACTTCTCAAGGAATTGGTGCATGGATTCCTGTCCAAGATCATGTTTCCTTTGAATTCAGCGCAAGCGAAAAACCGAAATAA